A segment of the Drosophila gunungcola strain Sukarami chromosome 2R unlocalized genomic scaffold, Dgunungcola_SK_2 000020F, whole genome shotgun sequence genome:
CGTACCGAAAGTATTGCTTTGTGTCAGTAGACCTTAATGTAATCACTTGCAATATAGCTTTTATTCGGTGTATACCCTGAAAGCTCGAAAAGGAGCACATTATCCTGAATCCACGAGTAGAACTTCGTCACATTGGTGTAACCTTGCGTTCCCTGGCAATCCAATTTATCCGAAGTCGAGATGCCAAACTGAAAGGCCCGGCTCGTCTGGCTTGAATCTTCCGTTAGTTTTATCAGGGCTGAGCCAGCTATTCCATTGCAGGTTCCTTGTTTATTCACGGGGCCTGCGCAGAATTGGGTATAGATGTCTAACTGATCGCATTGCCTCCTAAACTCAGGATACATCCCAATGGTAATAGTACTGAGGTTTTCTGTGTAGTACTCATCCTTGTGATTCTTCCAGGCATATCCAACAAAATATTCGCCAAGAGGACGCTGGTTCGGGTTCTTATTAATGCAGACCGGTTTAATGTGATCTGTAAAGAGTACTTGCAGTCAGCCAATTGCCACAAAATCATGTGTTTTCAATTCAAACCCACAATTAATAACCACATTTCTGGACAATTTCAGCAGGGCGATGTCATTGCCATCCGAATTGCTGTCAAAGAGGCGGTACCTAAGAGAAAGCTCCACCTTATGGTCTTCCGGGAAGTCAATATTATATCTGCCAAACTCTCCCAAGCGAACTAATCTGCAACAAACAAATCATAtagatatttttaagaaaaacatttttgtattaattctttttaaagttttaaagtaaatattgaaAGTGAAATTTAGTAGCTTATCAATAAGACTtcagaaataaatatgtttatttaaaaaaaaagcttttagaTTTGCAAATGTACGAATCAAACGAAACCTAGTTCGATTTTTTTGCcccttttacttttttattcactttagtattaaaaaaaatttgtttcactacatttaaaaaaaaaatcctttttcttaataaaaatgtttaagaaatCTTATAGCTAAACAAAATagagtaaattaaaaatgttttaaaacttacACGGTCGTGTTAACTCTAACGCATTGCGCAGCGGTCAAAATAAACcctaaaaaattgtaaatttattttttactattcATAAATATGTCCGTTGCATACATACTTTTAGTGATCAGAGTTCCGGCACAAAAGACTTTATCATTCTCATGCAAAAGAGCTGTCCAGGGTCCCACTTCGTTGGAGGAATTTGTCAGTCCGCAGTCGTTCTCGAGCAACATGGGATCCACTGTGGACTCGCATTTTGTAAAGATAAGGAGCAGGCTGGCCAGCACCGCGAAAGCAATAAATGTGGTGTTCATTGCTAGTTAAACAACGCGTACATACTGAAATTCTTATAGCTCCGAAAGCCTTGCAAATCTTGAATCTTTATCAGTCCCAAGCTGACCCCACAGAGGTCAGTCTGCtgattcaattaaaaacattaaatcattatacaaaaaatacagtACACACATTGACATATTCTTTATTCTTTAAACAACACAGTAGAATTTTACAAGGGATCTGTGCAAAGATTGTTCGTCTTAACGTCAACACAAAAACCAGACCTCCTATTTCAAAAGCTTGATGTGCCAAATAAGATCAgcacaattaaataaaagatacAAATTAATACATTATTTGACATATTGTAATATTATTACTTCAGATTTGAAAAAATGGCTGCAttaaacagtttatttttgtttatatatttattaccaattttaagatttttttgcCACATTCAATTTAATGGATTGAATCATGTGCCCGCATCGTCTGCTGGATCCACCGAATGTAATTCGGCACATACGTGTAGATGGCTGGACTCCTGCACTTCGTTGGGCCGAAGCTCACGATGCCCAGCTGCACGTAGCGGTTGACTCCGTCGATGTCCAGTTTGGTCACCAGCGGTCCGCCGGAGTCACCCTCACAGGTGTCCGTATCGTCAAACCCTGCGCAAATTTGGTTATCCGTTACTGGCGCTAGCAGGGCCCTTCGGCAGTAGTTGCTGTCATATCGGGTGAGCACCGTGGTCTGGAGCACTGTGGCATGTTGGTTAAATGCGGTTAATCCCCAGCCGAAGGCCTGGAACTCACGCACATAACTCGCACTTGCCGGATTAAGAAGCAGGCATATAGGCTGGATGTGTTCTGGGGAATGGAAGACCTATTAGCAAACAGAAGGAACGCTCTAGTGTGCTCGAGTGCCCCGACTTTTAGGTACCCTTTTCTCAGCTAACCAATTTTAGTATAAGTATTCCCCCAAAATGCAATCAATTTTTAGGTGAAGCCATCTGCCGAACGGCAGGAAAAACACTAAAAGCTACAGTTATTTCAATCTCTTCAAATATTCAGTGACGtcataataaaaactttcCTAATATCCTCGAAAATAAATGTTCGGTTTGGAACATTTTTGGTGTGTCGATAGATATTGACCGAATAAACAGATAGCTCCTAACTTATGGGCGGGGCAAAATCATGAAATAAACTTGCCCTGCCTGGGCACTAATACTACTGGCTTTTTATCTTgaccaagaatatataaactttgtaGAGTTATATTCACCTATAACTAAACGAATTCAATATGCAACCCACCATTAAAATTGATGCTTCTGTGTAGTTTGAGTAAACCTATGTCGTGTGCCAAGGTTATGTTATTGAAGTGCCGATGCCTGAATGCAGCTATAATGTCGTATTCCTCTGATGCTGGATTGCAAATAGTTCCCTGACAGTCCCGAATCGTTGTGATATCGTGTTCTCCTAGGCGCACCTTCCTAAATCGCAGAAAGGAAAGCAATGCAAAGAAGGCCTATCTTAAGGGATGTGTACTTACAGATTTGTCAGAAGGCAGTGGGCGGCCGTTAGAATGTATCCTAAAATTGCAGAACGATACCAATCAGCACACGGTAATAAATACTGTAATTTTAGGTCACGAACTTGAGCTGATGATCGATCCACCGCCATGAAACTTGTTGTTGTGAGTTAAGTACGCCATAAACGGTGCCGATCTAAGAACTGCTTCTTTTCCGTTCGTGATCCTGGTCCCCAAAAAGGACTCATAGGATACCCCGCAGATGGGGTTCAGGAAGTGGGCTGCCTCCGTCTTCTGCTGTTGGAGGATCAGACAGACGCCAATAACAATCCCCGCCGATAAAGTTAGCATTTCGAGAGACGATTTCTCAGTTACTGAACTCATTGCAACTGGCGGTTCTGGTTAAATACCAGCACCATGCTGTGCTTATCAGCTCACAAATAGCAAGCTGCAATTCCTTGGAACTGCATTACTTCAACTTCTCCTGATTCTCCTgtgtttacaatttattttgtttacaagaTAATAGTAGTAGGTACTTGTAACTGTTAAAGCATTTAttgtgtattatttatttatgtttttatgtaatttatgtAACTCCAGGACAAAGGCTTGGACTTGGAAGTAAAGCACACCAAAAAGCCAATTTGGATCGATTCATCGTTGAAATCGCTAACTAACTAACAGATGGAAACTATACCTCCGCATACGTGATCAGCCAGCACTGATTGCATAAGAATATAGATCTCAATAGGATCGAAAAAGCATTCCAGGTTTCTTTTCAAAAGAGTTgtgttatacaaaattaattaattattttaactaaTATCCAAATCTCTGCATAGCTTGTTGGATCCATTGAATGTAATTTGGCACAAATGTATAGACTCCCGGACTTTGGCAATAATCCTCGCCGTAACTCACAATGCCCAGTTGCAAGTTTCGGGCATGTCCGTCGTAGTTCACCTTGACCACCAACGGACCCCCGGAGTCGCCCTTGCAGGTGTCCGAACCCAGGAGCCCCACGCAAATCTGATTCTGGGTGACTGGGAGCAGCGGAAGCCTCTTTTGGCAGTAGCTATTGGCGTACCAGGCTAGCCTCGTGGTCTGGAGCACGGTGGAGGAGTGCTGGGTGGCGGTTCTGCCCCACCCAAAGGCCTGCAGCTCGGTCGCAATGGGAGTGGCCGCCGGATTGAGGAGCAGGCAGATGGGTTGGATGTGAACTGGGGAGCGGGATAGTTATTACCATTTGATATACGTATTAGTGTCATAACCCACCATTGAACACGATGTTTCTGGTCAGTTTAAGCAGAGCTATGTCGTGGGTTAACGCTGCACCGAAGGCTCGGTGTTTGGTTGCCGCCTGGATGTCGAACTCCTCAGCAGGAGGATTGCAAATCCCGCGCTGACAGTCGGGATTCGTGGTACTATCGTGCTCTCCCAGGCGAACCtttctgaataaaaaaaaaacataccaAGAAGGGTTCCTTATTTCGCAAGAGGATTACTTACAGTTGGGGAACCATGCAGTGGGCGGCCGTAAGGATGTATCCTGAAAagggagaaaaataaaatttactccacaaaaatggaaatgaaggGCATTCGAAAAACAAACTTTGGCTAATGATCGTTCCGCCACAATGGAGGCTGGAGTTTAAGACCAAATACGCCATAAAAGGAGCTGACTTAATTCTCGCTTCCGTTCCGCGAACTATTCTAGAAGACACATTGGACTCATAGGACAACCCGCAGTTCGGGTACAGGAAGTAGGGACCGATCACCTCCTGCTGCTGGAGGATCAGGCAGACGACGATGACAAGCCATGCCGATAAAGTCATCATTTCAACGGATTCCTGGCTACTGAACTCATTGCAGCTGACGTTACTCGTTAAATGAGATTAAAGCTGACCTAATCAGCGATGCAATTCGATGGAATTGTATGGAATACACAGGAAGAaattctgttgctgttgtggaGACTACAAATACAGCAGCATTCTCTTAAAAGAGGTGCAAGCCATCGGCCTTTTCTCACACTAATGCCACAATTGAAAATGTTGCTCTTTGTAACTCAATGCTTGTGGtttcaaaaaatcaataaatctgAGAAGCATGATTAAAGGATACAATTTCGCTACATAGCCTAGTAGTTCACATTTTTAATCTCAGTGAGTCATAAAAATACCATGGCCGTTCTCTGTATTCCCATTCCCATAGATTTAAtgaaggaaaaaataaaaataaaataaaaactgcctAGTGTAGGTTAGGGAGTTCTTAAGTGAATTAAACAATGAGATTTTGACTGGtaagaaaagtttttgtaaTGATCCAGTGATCCAACCCCTTTTCAcagtaaatattgaaaaaaattggcTATTAAGTTCTCGGCATTCTTGGTGCCGCCGTATCGGTGTTCATCCTCACCACGGTGGCGATCCAATCGGCGTAGTCCATCACGGACGTGTAGACCCCGATGCCAGTGCAATCCCTGCTCCCATAGCTGACCACTCCGAACTGGGCGGCTTTGAGCATGCCCATGTGGGTCACGTGCCGGATGAGCGGTCCGCCGGAGTCACCGTTGCAGGTATCGCCTTCTCGGCTGCCGGCACAGAATTGGTTCTCGTGCACCAGCCTGGTGAAAGATTCCCAGCAGCGCTCGTTATTGAAACGCTGGAGAATCACGGTCTTGAGTGGCCCCTTCTTTCGGTTCGATTTGGTCTCGCCCCAGCCCATGGCCACAAACCACTCAAGTCTCTCAAATGCGGTCTTATCCGAGGTGTCCAGGATGATGCAGATGGGCTTAATGTgtcctgcaaaaaaaaatttaatcagtATTGTTGCACAAAAGTGTTGACTCTTCAAGCCCACTTTTATACGTGACTGCTCGATCAAGGCGAAGGAGAGCGATGTCGTGCTGGTTTCCCTCCTCAGAAAACTTTCCGTGCCGGATGCCCATGTCTACATTGAACTCCTCGGCTACCGGTATGCAGTCTCCATTAACGCAGTCCACTGTGGTAGTTTCATCGTACTCTCCAAGGCGAACCTTTCTGCTCAAATCAAATCATTAATGTTTTCCCTATACAAGCTATgtagataaaaatataagtttcaCTACTCCTAAACTGAAACTAGAGGTCTTTAAggctgaaaacattttaaaagcattcGTTTTTCTCGTAAAAcatttgcttattttattatcttgaaaatatgtattatatttttaaatttttttaacataaactGCCAGCTGtctttaaaccaaaaaaacctCTAAAAAAGCTACTTTtcctaaatttaattttaattttcccaaATAGAACATACTTACACTGCCATTCCTTCATTAACACAGTGCGCTGCAGTGAGGACAAAACCTGTCGGTAGAATCTCTGTAATTATCGATCGATAAGAATACCTTGAGCTACGAATACTTACGGCGGGTGATGAGGGTTCCTCCACATATTAGTTCAGTGGAGGAGTGAATAAAGGCCATCCATGGGTTTGAATTTATTATCGCGTCCTGGCCACCTGAAACTTTTAGGCTGATGCCGCCAGCAAAGCCGCAGTAATCTTCCAAATATTCAGCAGTGACCTGAAGGCAGAATACCCAGATGACGAGTGCTGCGATCGCTATTATAACGCCCCTCATCTGAACGGACTCATCGACAACTGATGAACAGTGCGGCGGCCAAGCAGCATAATATATTTCCAGATTATCTCTGAAACGGACCAATTTTCGAAGAAACACAACGCTTAAATACCCTCACAGACACTTTTTATAAAAGCAGAAGGTAAttcataattataaaaacaaacaaacaaattttaaaatttatttaaatgagttATTTAATATACACACGATTGTCAATATAACTTCAATAAAACAGCGAAAGGTCAAAAGGTGTTctagatatatgtatatatacatactatacattttattaaatttttttattattattattttatattattttcctgatatatataaaaaaattgttgtattaAAACGATGTTATCAGTGAACACTTGAA
Coding sequences within it:
- the LOC128256567 gene encoding serine protease grass-like isoform X1 — protein: MMTLSAWLVIVVCLILQQQEVIGPYFLYPNCGLSYESNVSSRIVRGTEARIKSAPFMAYLVLNSSLHCGGTIISQRYILTAAHCMVPQLKVRLGEHDSTTNPDCQRGICNPPAEEFDIQAATKHRAFGAALTHDIALLKLTRNIVFNVHIQPICLLLNPAATPIATELQAFGWGRTATQHSSTVLQTTRLAWYANSYCQKRLPLLPVTQNQICVGLLGSDTCKGDSGGPLVVKVNYDGHARNLQLGIVSYGEDYCQSPGVYTFVPNYIQWIQQAMQRFGY
- the LOC128256566 gene encoding phenoloxidase-activating factor 3, whose amino-acid sequence is MNTTFIAFAVLASLLLIFTKCESTVDPMLLENDCGLTNSSNEVGPWTALLHENDKVFCAGTLITKRFILTAAQCVRVNTTVLVRLGEFGRYNIDFPEDHKVELSLRYRLFDSNSDGNDIALLKLSRNVVINYHIKPVCINKNPNQRPLGEYFVGYAWKNHKDEYYTENLSTITIGMYPEFRRQCDQLDIYTQFCAGPVNKQGTCNGIAGSALIKLTEDSSQTSRAFQFGISTSDKLDCQGTQGYTNVTKFYSWIQDNVLLFELSGYTPNKSYIASDYIKVY
- the LOC128256559 gene encoding transmembrane protease serine 9-like codes for the protein MGIPAPRDNLEIYYAAWPPHCSSVVDESVQMRGVIIAIAALVIWVFCLQVTAEYLEDYCGFAGGISLKVSGGQDAIINSNPWMAFIHSSTELICGGTLITRRFVLTAAHCVNEGMAVKVRLGEYDETTTVDCVNGDCIPVAEEFNVDMGIRHGKFSEEGNQHDIALLRLDRAVTYKRHIKPICIILDTSDKTAFERLEWFVAMGWGETKSNRKKGPLKTVILQRFNNERCWESFTRLVHENQFCAGSREGDTCNGDSGGPLIRHVTHMGMLKAAQFGVVSYGSRDCTGIGVYTSVMDYADWIATVVRMNTDTAAPRMPRTYCNEFSSQESVEMMTLSAWLVIVVCLILQQQEVIGPYFLYPNCGLSYESNVSSRIVRGTEARIKSAPFMAYLVLNSSLHCGGTIISQRYILTAAHCMVPQLKVRLGEHDSTTNPDCQRGICNPPAEEFDIQAATKHRAFGAALTHDIALLKLTRNIVFNVHIQPICLLLNPAATPIATELQAFGWGRTATQHSSTVLQTTRLAWYANSYCQKRLPLLPVTQNQICVGLLGSDTCKGDSGGPLVVKVNYDGHARNLQLGIVSYGEDYCQKPPVAMSSVTEKSSLEMLTLSAGIVIGVCLILQQQKTEAAHFLNPICGVSYESFLGTRITNGKEAVLRSAPFMAYLTHNNKFHGGGSIISSRYILTAAHCLLTNLKVRLGEHDITTIRDCQGTICNPASEEYDIIAAFRHRHFNNITLAHDIGLLKLHRSINFNEHIQPICLLLNPASASYVREFQAFGWGLTAFNQHATVLQTTVLTRYDSNYCRRALLAPVTDNQICAGFDDTDTCEGDSGGPLVTKLDIDGVNRYVQLGIVSFGPTKCRSPAIYTYVPNYIRWIQQTMRAHDSIH
- the LOC128256567 gene encoding CLIP domain-containing serine protease B10-like isoform X2 — its product is MACHRRLPDPPAAGGYILTAAHCMVPQLKVRLGEHDSTTNPDCQRGICNPPAEEFDIQAATKHRAFGAALTHDIALLKLTRNIVFNVHIQPICLLLNPAATPIATELQAFGWGRTATQHSSTVLQTTRLAWYANSYCQKRLPLLPVTQNQICVGLLGSDTCKGDSGGPLVVKVNYDGHARNLQLGIVSYGEDYCQSPGVYTFVPNYIQWIQQAMQRFGY